The genomic segment AGAACATCCtgtgatcttcttcttcttcttcttcttcttcttcttctgcagcagcagctctctaGTGGTACTGTCTTCCCAGGGAGGAGACCACCACGGCCAGGAACTTCTGGAAAGCAGCCTGCACATCACCGGTGAAGTCTGAACCCATGCGAGAGGCGACCACGATGGTCAGGCAGTCGGCcagcagctgcaacacaaacacaacatagGAATTAGAAAAGCCAACGCAAAAAACCAATGGTGCGGCGTTATGGGGATTATCACTGAggactatatatatttattttttttaccctgaaGTTGTCGGGGTCCACGTGCAGTTTCTCGGAGTGCAGCAGGCTCAGCTCGGCGTAGGTGTCCTTGATGTTGTCCATGTTCTTCACGGCCCGGTCCAGACCGTGCAGCACGACCTTCCCGTGATTGATCACGTTCTCGTTGGAGGTGATGGCCTCGGCGTTGTAGAGGTTGCCAAAGTTGCCGAAATACCTCTGAGTCCAGGGGTAGACGACCAGGCACCTGCAGGAAA from the Scophthalmus maximus strain ysfricsl-2021 chromosome 17, ASM2237912v1, whole genome shotgun sequence genome contains:
- the LOC118289416 gene encoding hemoglobin subunit beta-2, with the protein product MVEWTDFERATIQNLFSKMDYELVGPAALSRCLVVYPWTQRYFGNFGNLYNAEAITSNENVINHGKVVLHGLDRAVKNMDNIKDTYAELSLLHSEKLHVDPDNFRLLADCLTIVVASRMGSDFTGDVQAAFQKFLAVVVSSLGRQYH